A window of Deltaproteobacteria bacterium contains these coding sequences:
- the rplU gene encoding 50S ribosomal protein L21, whose amino-acid sequence MYAVIQTGGKQYKVQPGDTVVVEKLPGQAGDAVAFDEVLLVADEEKVAVGRPLVEGAQVTGEIVEQGLGEKLIVYKFKRRKNYRRKTGHRQQYTAVKINDVKA is encoded by the coding sequence ATGTACGCGGTGATTCAGACCGGTGGCAAGCAGTACAAGGTCCAGCCGGGCGACACGGTGGTCGTCGAAAAACTTCCCGGCCAGGCCGGCGACGCGGTCGCGTTCGATGAGGTGCTGCTCGTGGCCGACGAGGAGAAGGTGGCGGTCGGCCGCCCGCTCGTCGAGGGCGCGCAGGTCACCGGCGAGATCGTCGAGCAGGGGCTCGGCGAGAAGCTCATCGTGTACAAGTTCAAGCGCCGCAAGAACTACCGCCGCAAGACGGGCCACCGCCAGCAGTACACGGCGGTCAAGATCAACGACGTGAAGGCGTAG
- a CDS encoding 50S ribosomal protein L27 gives MAHKKGQGSTRNGRDSNAQRRGIKVFDGETVSAGSILVRQLGTKIHPGNNVGTGKDWTLFALVDGVVKYERRGKDRKQVSVYPAAN, from the coding sequence ATGGCGCACAAAAAAGGTCAAGGTTCGACGCGAAACGGCCGGGACTCCAACGCCCAGCGCCGCGGCATCAAGGTGTTCGACGGCGAGACGGTGTCCGCGGGCAGCATCCTGGTCCGCCAGCTCGGAACCAAGATCCACCCGGGCAACAACGTCGGCACCGGCAAGGACTGGACCTTGTTCGCCCTCGTCGACGGCGTCGTCAAGTACGAGCGCCGCGGCAAGGACCGCAAGCAGGTCTCGGTCTACCCGGCCGCCAACTGA